One genomic region from Geotrypetes seraphini chromosome 13, aGeoSer1.1, whole genome shotgun sequence encodes:
- the ATP12A gene encoding potassium-transporting ATPase alpha chain 2 isoform X3 yields MKGAPERILDRCSTIMIAGKEQTLDEEMKEAFQTAYMELGGLGERVLGFCHLYLPEDEFSESYPFDTESMNFPTSNLCFVGLMSMIDPPRSTVPDAVTKCRSAGIKVVMVTGDHPITAKAIAHGVGIISAGSETIDDIAKRLNIPVEQVNKRDAKAIVVNGGELKDLNQEDLDEILIHHSEIVFARTSPQQKLIIVEGCQRQNAVVAVTGDGVNDSPALKKADIGIAMGIAGSDAAKNAADMILLDDNFASIVTGVEEGRLIFDNIKKSIGYTLTKNIAELCPFLIYIIASIPLPIGTITILFIDLGTDIIPSVAFAYEKAERDIMNRKPRRKNIDRLVNQQLALYCYLQIGIMQSIGAFLNYFTVMAQQGFLPYTLLGIRVPWENINDQELEDSYGQEWTYFQRQYLEWTGYTAFFISIVVEQMADLIMRRTRRNSVFQQGFFKNKVILFGLLSQLAIAAFLSYCPGMPYALKFTPLRFQYWFVSAPYAILILFYDEMRKLFIRRYPGSWWDKNMYY; encoded by the exons ATGAAAGGCGCACCAGAAAGGATACTGGATCGATGTAGTACTATCATGATTGCAGGCaaagagcagacactggatgaagAGATGAAGGAAGCCTTTCAAACTGCATACATGGAGCTAGGGGGACTGGGAGAGAGAGTACTGG GTTTTTGTCATCTATACCTGCCGGAGGATGAGTTTTCTGAATCCTATCCATTTGATACTGAATCCATGAACTTCCCTACCTCAAATCTTTGCTTTGTGGGGCTCATGTCTATGATTGACCCACCTCGTTCCACCGTGCCAGATGCAGTCACCAAATGCCGCAGCGCTGGAATCAAG GTGGTTATGGTCACTGGAGATCATCCTATCACAGCAAAAGCAATTGCCCATGGTGTTGGTATCATCTCAGCTGGCAGCGAGACCATCGATGACATTGCCAAGCGCCTGAACATTCCCGTTGAGCAGGTCAATAAGCG GGATGCAAAGGCAATAGTCGTAAATGGAGGAGAACTGAAGGATCTGAATCAGGAAGATTTGGATGAAATCTTGATCCATCACTCTGAGATTGTGTTTGCTCGTACCTCCCCACAACAAAAACTGATTATAGTGGAAGGCTGTCAGAGACAA AATGCAGTTGTTGCTGTGACTGGTGATGGAGTCAATGACTCTCCGGCGCTGAAGAAAGCAGATATTGGAATTGCAATGGGTATTGCAGGATCTGACGCAGCTAAAAATGCAGCCGATATGATCTTACTTGATGATAATTTTGCCTCCATAGTCACCGGAGTGGAAGAAG GTCGCTTGATTTTTGATAACATTAAGAAATCCATTGGCTACACCCTGACCAAGAATATTGCCGAGCTGTGTCCTTTCCTGATCTACATTATTGCCAGTATTCCCCTGCCAATTGGTACCATAACCATCCTCTTCATAGATCTGGGAACTGATATT ATTCCATCTGTTGCATTTGCATATGAGAAAGCTGAACGTGACATCATGAACAGGAAGCCTCGGCGTAAGAATATAGACCGCCTGGTCAATCAGCAGCTTGCCTTGTATTGCTATCTACAGATTG GGATAATGCAGTCTATTGGAGCATTCCTGAATTATTTTACTGTCATGGCACAACAAGGTTTTCTGCCATACACGCTACTAGGTATTCGTGTCCCCTGGGAAAATATTAATGATCAAGAACTCGAAGACAGCTATGGACAGGAATGG ACATATTTTCAACGCCAGTATTTAGAATGGACTGGTTACACAGCCTTTTTCATCAGTATTGTGGTAGAACAAATGGCAGATCTGATCATGAGAAGAACTCGTAGGAACTCCGTCTTCCAACAAGGGTTTTTCAA gaacaagGTCATTTTATTTGGTCTACTATCACAATTGGCTATTGCTGCATTTCTGTCTTACTGTCCCGGAATGCCCTACGCCTTAAAGTTTACACCACTTCG TTTTCAGTATTGGTTTGTTTCTGCACCTTATGCCATTTTGATCCTGTTTTATGATGAAATGCGGAAGCTGTTCATCAGACGATACCCAGGAA GTTGGTGGGATAAGAACATGTATTACTGA